The DNA sequence ATGTTGTCATTTTCCCTTATTTTGAAGTTTGGCCCCCAAATTTGcagctttttttctttctaatttcagCACTATGTCTTATGCTTTGGCCGTGTGAGATTATTCTAGCTCGACTTTATTTTGGGATGTTCACTTGTTGATTTTGGATATGCCCAATACTAAAAGTAACACTCACATCGAACTAAACTAACAATTTAATTTGGATTAATTCATAATCCAACCAATTTTTGTcatcattaaatataattaattttatctcTGATATCtctcaatatatattattaaaagtgAAAATTTAGTTGCAGTTAACTTTACGTGaacttaataattaaaaatcgttAAATGACAATTTAGTAAAAtctgttaaattatttaacgacttttaactatcaatttcacataaaattaattacacctgagtttaaaaaagatttaattactctgttggtccctatagtttcgtgaaatttttaattaggtccctatactttttttctttttaattgagtccctatactaatttttttttcaattaagtccttcatagtagtaattggtttaattttatagggaccaactaaaaaaaagaattggtatacgtacctaaataaaaggaaaaaaaaatgtagggacccaataaaaaaaaaattagtgcaaggactcaattaaaaagaaaaaagtatagagatctaattaaaaattttgtgaaactatagggaacataattaaacctttaaaaaaACATTATCACTACTATTTGAAGTTTACAGTATGCTGATTTAAAAGTAAATACATTGCTTATGGCTATTTTGTATGCTATGTAAGCAGTCATATCTACGGGTGTCGCAAAAGCTTCACACAGTGAAGCAGGTGATTGTTGGAGCTATACTCGGATCCATTTTATCTATCTCGTGGTATTGGCTATGGAATTCTTTCGTCTTAGAAGCATTTAGATCCTCTTTGTGGGTCAGGATCACCATTGCTTTGTTGTCTACTGGAATTTGTCTCAATTTTCTTTTCCATGTTATTCGCCAATAATGGcttaaagaataatatttttttaattattttttttgttgtatgTTGTATCTACCGTAAACAACGATGAACGATAATTATTTCATAATAAGAgttaatttttattgtatttatagtaattaattattttaattttttaaaatttttaataaaatatttattttttattttatttttattaaatttaaagtaactattatttttttttctcttatttgtagATATAgtaaaaccaagaaaaaatagTACTATATTAGTAgtttaaactttaatttaaaattttattaattttttaataaaataatttttaaattattccatTTATCTTCAACTTCAACTTTAtcactatcttttttttttcaaatattaaattttcacaTTCTTTGATTACCACCATCTTAATCACCTTTTCTAATCTATTCTCAACTTTTCTATagttttcactacaagaaaatacgtcttttgccacacttttaaagtgtggtaaaaagtaaaaaaaagcaTGAGAATAGCTTTTTAtaacgctttttgagctatcgctACGCTTTCGAAAGGATGGCCTATTAAAGGGTGGCAGTTACTCTATCACCACGCTTTTTACAGCCTATTGTCACGCTTTTTGTTTGTCACACCTTTTTACAAACTGCCACttagaaaaagaagatgaagaacatAAAATAGACGGCAATTGCGACTCAGAAACTGGGTTCTAATAGGATGATAGCAGGGAGTTGAGATTGAAAATAGAAAATGGaataatttaagaattttattaaaaaattattgtatcACACCATCTTTAATAAGTACAATTTTAATTAGTTCTTTTTACAGATATTTTTATCCGCATTCATAAAATTTAtaagtataaataattattttttttaatacttacTTTAAAGAGAATTTtgtcaattattttttatatattattcgtGTTTGTTTGGTGTAcgatatataaatacatatataaacacaATAATGGTGAATTTTACGCTAGTTATTATTATAGTAGATATAGTGACTAtgaaattttgataatatttaaaaatataattaaaattagaattatatttttaattatttagcaaaaagtttgtaatttaaaaataaaaaagagaaattattataaaatccgtaatcaaatttaaaatattactaaataattaaaaaaatcatcttattaattttaattataatacgtACCAATACCATATAACTAAGCTAATGATAATCATCATAAAATTCACCCTGATAATACACGAGACACCACATTTGTACAGGATAATTGATGTcgctaactattttttttttctgcgtagagaaagaaaaaaagaactaATTATTTGAAGGAAGCTGATTAACTTTTTGTATATGTGTACAATTGAACCATCCAAATCaatttttaaagacaaaaaaaattagcaaaaatttgttttatttaacatttattaattatcacacaattaatgaatgttaaataatgtaaattttggttgttttttttgttaccaaacatttccgttTTCAAAAGGATAAGGATCCAGCTAGAGAGACAAtagactatttgtacaatgtgaactcttgacctttcagatctagcgctttaataccatgtcatgataccactcatcccaaaagattTAGCTGATggaaaaatgtaacactaataatttatctctaatactccataaatcttcattgtacacattgtataaatatttcattggctcctcgTACTTTTCCAAAAGGATAAACCCACCCTAACTACAAAACTAATCAAACAAACAGATAAGTATTAATATTACTCTACATCTTCTTGAAGGGAATTAAATGAATAAAATCCAATACAATCTTGTTGTTACACACAGAATCAAGTGTAATGAATGACAGGCTTGTTGGTTTTGAAATCCCACATGCCTCCTTCCTTCAGATACTCAACATACCTGGCGAATTCAGGCCTAGCCGTTGTTTTACTCTTCTTACGAAGATCCAAGAAACTCAGCAGTGGGTGGCTCTTCTTgctaccattattgttgttgttaccaTTACCCCTCTTTGTCGGGTTTCTTTGCAAATTTATGTTCCCAAATAATGCTGAACTACCCATTTTTCTCGAAGAAGATGATAATGTTCTATGAGCAGGCAAacttgtgctcctcttgaattccTCATGAAGCAGCGCAGTGGTAGAAGATTCTTTACCTAATTTCTCATATCTCCCAGGGCCTCTCCTCGTCGTCATTGATCTCAACATCGTTGCTGAATTCTACTAGCACTTTTTGGATTTCTCTTATATCTTTCAGTGTAAAATGAAGAGAATGGAAATGGATGTGTGTGTTTGGCAGCACAAACATAAAGGAGAGGTTTATATAGGGATCTTTCAGTCGGGTCAAACTTGGATTGC is a window from the Arachis hypogaea cultivar Tifrunner chromosome 1, arahy.Tifrunner.gnm2.J5K5, whole genome shotgun sequence genome containing:
- the LOC112789344 gene encoding uncharacterized protein, giving the protein MTTRRGPGRYEKLGKESSTTALLHEEFKRSTSLPAHRTLSSSSRKMGSSALFGNINLQRNPTKRGNGNNNNNGSKKSHPLLSFLDLRKKSKTTARPEFARYVEYLKEGGMWDFKTNKPVIHYT